One Kribbella sp. NBC_00662 genomic region harbors:
- a CDS encoding lipid II:glycine glycyltransferase FemX, giving the protein MTLTVAAIGADEHQAFVEAQRSVSFLQVPEWAAVKTEWRSESLGWYDGRRLVGAGLVLHRPVPRMERYTLAYLPMGPVIDWSGSLDEWMHPLAAYLKVQGAFAIRLGPPVRTDVWSAAEVKAGIADPAVKRLTGRGGDRATRWLEEAGWLPQSPEDGFGDGQPQYVYELPLAGRTEDDVLRGMNQQWRRNIKKAAKEGVEVSVGTDVKSFHDLYVHTAERDRFTPRPLKYFENLFAAMSSAKLYLAHHQGSLVAATILVRVGAHAWYLYGASSTSKREVRGSNACQWAMIRDSMAAGCDVYDLRGIAPTLAVQDTHVGLIQFKVGTGGQAVRYVGEWDLPLRPMVYRAFDLYMKRRRR; this is encoded by the coding sequence GTGACTCTGACTGTCGCCGCTATCGGCGCTGACGAACATCAGGCGTTCGTGGAAGCGCAGCGGTCGGTCAGCTTCCTGCAGGTCCCGGAGTGGGCTGCCGTCAAGACGGAGTGGCGGAGCGAGTCGCTCGGCTGGTACGACGGCCGGCGGCTCGTCGGGGCAGGGCTCGTGCTGCATCGGCCGGTGCCGCGGATGGAGCGGTACACGCTGGCCTATCTGCCGATGGGACCGGTGATCGACTGGAGCGGGTCGCTCGACGAGTGGATGCACCCGCTGGCGGCGTACCTCAAGGTGCAGGGTGCGTTCGCGATTCGGCTCGGGCCGCCGGTGCGTACGGACGTCTGGAGTGCTGCTGAGGTCAAGGCGGGGATTGCGGATCCGGCGGTGAAGCGGCTCACCGGACGGGGCGGCGATCGGGCGACGCGCTGGCTCGAGGAGGCAGGGTGGCTGCCGCAGAGCCCGGAGGACGGGTTCGGCGACGGGCAGCCGCAGTACGTCTATGAGCTCCCGCTGGCCGGGCGCACCGAGGACGACGTACTGCGTGGGATGAACCAGCAATGGCGGCGCAACATCAAGAAAGCGGCGAAGGAGGGCGTGGAGGTCTCGGTCGGCACGGATGTGAAGTCGTTCCACGACCTGTACGTGCACACCGCTGAGCGTGATCGGTTCACGCCGCGGCCGCTGAAGTACTTCGAGAACCTGTTCGCGGCGATGAGTTCGGCCAAGCTGTATCTGGCGCATCATCAGGGCTCGCTCGTTGCCGCGACGATCTTGGTCCGGGTCGGCGCTCATGCTTGGTATCTGTACGGCGCCTCATCCACGTCGAAGCGTGAGGTGCGCGGGTCGAACGCCTGTCAGTGGGCGATGATCCGCGACTCGATGGCGGCCGGATGCGACGTGTACGACCTGCGCGGGATCGCGCCGACTCTCGCTGTGCAGGACACACATGTCGGGTTGATCCAGTTCAAGGTCGGCACCGGCGGGCAAGCGGTCCGCTACGTCGGCGAGTGGGACCTGCCGCTGCGCCCGATGGTGTACCGGGCTTTCGACCTCTACATGAAACGGCGGCGCCGATGA
- a CDS encoding M15 family metallopeptidase → MTRTAIGAPSKDDGAVPAGVTVFDDDYPAVANLDPALLRALREAAADALEDGVTFYVNSGWRSPAYQNELLREAVVKYGSEEEAARWVATPETSQHVRGAAVDIGHTEAKAWLAEHGAAYGLFQIYRNEPWHYELRPDGCSTMYPDPTHDPRMQR, encoded by the coding sequence ATGACTCGAACGGCAATAGGTGCGCCCAGCAAGGATGACGGCGCCGTCCCGGCCGGGGTGACGGTGTTCGACGACGATTACCCGGCCGTCGCCAACCTCGATCCGGCGCTGCTCAGAGCGCTGCGCGAGGCCGCTGCGGATGCCTTGGAGGACGGCGTCACGTTCTATGTGAACAGCGGCTGGCGTTCCCCGGCGTACCAGAACGAGCTGCTGCGCGAGGCGGTGGTGAAGTACGGCTCGGAGGAGGAGGCGGCTCGATGGGTCGCCACGCCGGAGACGTCGCAGCATGTGCGCGGTGCGGCGGTCGACATCGGGCACACCGAGGCGAAGGCCTGGCTGGCGGAGCACGGCGCCGCGTACGGGCTGTTCCAGATCTATCGCAACGAGCCGTGGCATTACGAGCTGCGGCCGGACGGCTGCTCGACGATGTACCCGGACCCGACGCACGATCCGAGGATGCAGCGGTGA